One genomic segment of Vulgatibacter sp. includes these proteins:
- a CDS encoding efflux RND transporter permease subunit, translating into MIDTRSGPIAWMARNPVASNLLMVALLVGGVFALLSLKQEIFPEFELDMVTIQVPYPGASPAEVEQGIVLAVEEAVRGLDGVKYVRSTSAESMGAVTVEMLLGADPDKVTADVKSAVDRISSFPEEAERPTVSLVSRRRPVVDLVIAGEQSEATLHAIGEKARAELLASPAITQVDLVGVRALEVSIGIRQETLEAYGLSLEEVARQVGAASVEVPSGGIKTEAGEVLLRVSDRKRSVSEFASIVVRSTAGGADVRLGDIATIVDGYAETDQATYYDGKRAVRLTAYRVGDETPAGVSEAVHAYADELRAELPANISVQIWDDDSEMLTQRIDLLMRNAQFGLVLVFVVLALFLRLRLAFWVALGIPISFLGALLVLGGTTISINMITLFAFIVTLGMVVDDAIVVGENVFEMMQGGMEPLEAAIRGAKEMAVPVTFSILTTVAAFSPLFFVPGVMGKIFGLIPAVVVTVLLVSLIESFFILPAHLGHMDPNKRGRISAAVERVQNAVARGLAWFTAHPYRRTLDWAVRNRYLTLALGIALLVISLGIVAGGRVPFTFFPRLEGDVVVASARLPYGAPIERTLVVREALEKAAEEAVQASGGDGIVRGLFTRVGEVSGNETGSHLVQVELALVSSEARDVTSQEVASRWSKAMPPMAGIESLQISAGMGPGAGAPVNVQISHADNRVLAAVSAELTETLRSYPTLTDVLNGWSSGKTQLDFQLLPEARSLGLTTADVARQLRSHFFGAEAIREQRDRNELRVMVRLPEEQRRSLHDLERLLVSTPSGAKVPLSQVARFDRGRSPTSIQRENGRRIVNVSAELAHGAASAQDVLASLRADVFPGLQQKYPGLELDLVGQQREQAESFGSLGRNFLLALLGIYVLLAIPFRSYAQPLVVMSAIPFGFVGAIGGHVLLGYGLSLMSMMGMIALAGVVVNDSLVLIDAANGARAKGMEAVDAIRWAGERRLRPVLLTSLTTFVGLAPMVLETSVQARFLIPMAISLAFGVLFATAVILVLVPGLYLMIEDFRALIGLAPKDEAKVAAVGDEEAADAA; encoded by the coding sequence ATGATCGACACGCGCAGCGGCCCGATCGCCTGGATGGCGCGGAATCCCGTCGCCTCCAACCTCCTCATGGTCGCGCTCCTCGTCGGCGGCGTCTTCGCGCTTCTCTCCCTGAAGCAGGAGATCTTCCCCGAGTTCGAGCTCGACATGGTCACGATCCAGGTGCCCTACCCGGGCGCCAGCCCCGCCGAGGTGGAGCAGGGGATCGTGCTCGCGGTCGAGGAGGCGGTCCGCGGCCTCGACGGCGTGAAATACGTCCGCTCCACCTCCGCCGAGAGCATGGGGGCGGTGACGGTGGAGATGCTTCTCGGCGCCGATCCGGACAAGGTCACCGCCGACGTGAAGAGCGCGGTCGACCGGATCTCCTCCTTCCCCGAGGAGGCGGAGCGGCCCACCGTCTCGCTGGTGAGCCGGCGGCGCCCGGTGGTCGATCTCGTCATCGCCGGCGAGCAGAGCGAGGCCACCCTCCACGCCATCGGCGAGAAGGCCCGGGCGGAGCTCCTCGCCTCGCCCGCGATCACCCAGGTCGATCTCGTCGGCGTCCGCGCCCTCGAGGTGAGCATCGGCATCCGGCAGGAGACCCTCGAGGCCTACGGCCTCTCCCTCGAGGAGGTCGCGCGCCAGGTGGGCGCCGCCTCGGTCGAGGTGCCGAGCGGCGGGATCAAGACGGAGGCGGGCGAGGTGCTCCTGCGCGTCTCCGACCGCAAGCGCAGCGTCTCCGAGTTCGCCTCGATCGTGGTGCGCAGCACCGCCGGGGGCGCGGACGTCCGGCTCGGGGACATTGCCACCATCGTCGACGGCTACGCGGAGACCGACCAGGCGACCTACTACGACGGGAAGCGGGCGGTGCGGCTCACCGCCTACCGCGTCGGCGACGAGACGCCTGCCGGGGTCTCCGAGGCGGTGCACGCCTACGCGGACGAGCTCCGGGCCGAGCTGCCCGCGAACATCAGCGTCCAGATCTGGGACGACGATTCGGAGATGCTCACCCAGCGCATCGACCTGCTGATGAGGAACGCGCAATTCGGCCTCGTCCTCGTCTTCGTGGTGCTGGCGCTCTTCCTCCGCCTGCGCCTCGCCTTCTGGGTGGCGCTGGGGATCCCCATCTCCTTCCTCGGCGCGCTGCTCGTCCTCGGCGGCACCACGATCAGCATCAACATGATCACGCTCTTCGCCTTCATCGTGACGCTGGGCATGGTGGTCGACGACGCCATCGTCGTGGGCGAGAACGTCTTCGAGATGATGCAGGGCGGGATGGAGCCCCTCGAGGCCGCGATCCGCGGTGCGAAGGAGATGGCGGTCCCGGTGACGTTCTCCATCCTCACCACCGTCGCCGCGTTCTCGCCGCTCTTCTTCGTGCCCGGCGTGATGGGCAAGATCTTCGGCCTCATCCCCGCCGTCGTGGTGACGGTGCTCCTCGTCTCGCTCATCGAGTCCTTCTTCATCCTCCCCGCCCACCTCGGGCACATGGATCCGAACAAGCGCGGCCGGATCTCGGCGGCGGTGGAGCGGGTGCAGAACGCGGTGGCCCGCGGCCTGGCGTGGTTCACCGCCCATCCCTACCGGCGCACGCTCGATTGGGCGGTGCGGAACCGCTACCTCACCCTGGCCCTCGGGATCGCGCTCCTCGTGATCTCTCTCGGCATCGTCGCCGGCGGCCGCGTGCCCTTCACCTTCTTCCCGAGACTCGAGGGCGACGTGGTGGTGGCCTCGGCGCGCCTGCCCTACGGGGCGCCGATCGAGCGCACCCTGGTGGTGCGCGAGGCCCTGGAAAAAGCGGCGGAGGAGGCGGTGCAGGCCTCCGGCGGCGACGGGATCGTCCGCGGCCTTTTCACGCGGGTCGGCGAGGTGAGCGGCAACGAGACCGGTTCGCACCTGGTGCAGGTGGAGCTGGCGCTCGTCTCCAGCGAGGCGCGCGACGTCACGTCGCAGGAGGTGGCGAGCCGCTGGTCGAAGGCGATGCCGCCGATGGCGGGGATCGAGAGCCTGCAGATCTCCGCTGGCATGGGTCCTGGCGCGGGGGCGCCGGTGAACGTCCAGATCAGCCACGCGGACAACCGCGTCCTCGCGGCAGTGAGCGCCGAGCTCACCGAGACGCTGCGGAGTTATCCGACCCTCACCGACGTCCTCAACGGCTGGTCCTCGGGCAAGACCCAGCTCGACTTCCAGCTCCTCCCGGAGGCCCGGAGCCTCGGGCTGACCACCGCCGACGTGGCGCGGCAGCTGCGCTCGCATTTCTTCGGCGCCGAGGCGATCCGCGAGCAGCGCGATCGCAACGAACTCCGGGTGATGGTGCGGCTGCCGGAGGAGCAGCGCCGCAGCCTCCACGATCTCGAGCGGCTCCTCGTCTCCACGCCGAGCGGCGCCAAGGTGCCGCTCTCCCAGGTGGCCCGCTTCGACCGCGGCCGCTCGCCCACCTCGATCCAGCGCGAGAACGGCAGGCGCATCGTCAACGTCTCGGCGGAGCTCGCCCACGGCGCCGCATCTGCGCAGGACGTGCTCGCCTCGCTGCGGGCCGACGTCTTTCCGGGGCTGCAGCAGAAGTACCCGGGGCTGGAGCTCGACCTCGTGGGGCAGCAGCGCGAACAGGCCGAGTCCTTCGGCTCGCTGGGGCGCAACTTCCTCCTCGCGCTCCTCGGCATCTACGTGCTCCTCGCCATCCCCTTCCGCAGCTACGCGCAGCCGCTCGTGGTGATGAGCGCGATCCCTTTCGGCTTCGTTGGGGCGATCGGCGGCCACGTGCTCCTCGGCTACGGCCTCAGCCTGATGTCGATGATGGGCATGATCGCGCTGGCCGGCGTGGTGGTGAACGACTCGCTGGTCTTGATCGACGCAGCCAACGGCGCCCGGGCGAAGGGCATGGAAGCGGTGGATGCGATCCGCTGGGCGGGCGAGCGGCGCCTGCGCCCGGTGCTGCTCACCTCGCTCACCACCTTCGTCGGCCTCGCCCCGATGGTCCTCGAGACCTCGGTGCAGGCGCGCTTCCTCATTCCGATGGCGATCAGCCTCGCCTTCGGCGTGCTCTTCGCCACCGCCGTGATCCTCGTGCTGGTGCCGGGGCTCTACCTGATGATCGAGGACTTCCGCGCTTTGATCGGCCTCGCGCCGAAAGACGAGGCGAAGGTGGCAGCGGTGGGCGACGAAGAGGCGGCAGACGCGGCCTGA
- a CDS encoding efflux transporter outer membrane subunit, with protein MRSIRLAALLLALPGAAVAQAGATRPAAEARLRPADAARLPFWQIFGDEALAELVRAALAKNGDVRAGWYRVRQADALADQSFARLLPSVNGVVSANVQPLGSAIPGAGADELVTRAQAGLEADWQIDIVGRNTTAWQASKYDRDAARGNRDALALSVATRVADTYFALIEAEQQVEVLDAQLEINRKLLELMELRFESAAATAQEVLQQRQQVASNATLLPQSRQLARTLALQLAVLTGSEPGTLAAVPAVLPEPPPLPAEGVPVELVEARPDLRAALARVDAADLRSSVAVRDLFPSLFVNGQAGWLSTRIADETQTDAVWSAAGVLSVPLFAGGANLANIRANRAAEEAAAAEYRQLALVALQEVESAWLRIGEQRAVVEAATTQVEVGRLAYEEAEARYLAGLGNYLAVLTANNAWQQAQLQLVQARRNLLGVYVELYASLGGAWTIGLVPEES; from the coding sequence ATGAGATCGATCCGACTCGCCGCGCTCCTCCTCGCGTTGCCCGGCGCCGCGGTGGCGCAGGCGGGCGCGACCCGGCCTGCGGCTGAGGCTCGGCTCCGGCCCGCCGACGCGGCCCGCCTGCCCTTCTGGCAGATCTTCGGGGACGAGGCCCTGGCGGAGCTCGTCCGCGCCGCCCTCGCGAAGAACGGCGACGTGCGCGCGGGCTGGTACCGGGTGCGCCAGGCCGACGCCCTCGCCGACCAGAGCTTCGCGCGCCTCCTGCCCAGCGTGAACGGCGTGGTCTCCGCCAACGTGCAGCCGCTCGGCTCCGCCATCCCCGGCGCGGGCGCCGACGAGCTCGTCACCAGGGCGCAGGCCGGCCTCGAGGCCGACTGGCAGATCGACATCGTCGGCCGCAACACCACCGCCTGGCAGGCGAGCAAATACGACAGGGACGCGGCCCGCGGGAACCGCGACGCCCTCGCCCTCTCGGTGGCCACCCGGGTCGCCGACACCTACTTCGCCCTCATCGAGGCGGAGCAGCAGGTGGAGGTCCTCGACGCGCAGCTGGAGATCAACCGCAAGCTCCTCGAGCTGATGGAGCTGCGCTTCGAATCCGCCGCCGCCACCGCGCAGGAGGTGCTCCAGCAGCGCCAGCAGGTCGCCTCCAACGCGACCCTGCTGCCGCAGAGCCGGCAGCTCGCCCGCACCCTCGCCCTCCAGCTGGCGGTGCTCACCGGCAGCGAGCCGGGGACGCTGGCGGCGGTGCCCGCCGTGCTGCCCGAGCCGCCGCCGCTGCCGGCGGAAGGGGTCCCGGTGGAGCTGGTGGAGGCGCGGCCGGATCTGCGCGCGGCGCTTGCCCGGGTCGACGCCGCGGATCTCCGCTCGAGCGTGGCGGTGCGCGATCTCTTCCCCTCGCTCTTCGTGAACGGGCAGGCAGGCTGGCTCTCGACCCGCATCGCCGACGAGACGCAAACCGATGCGGTCTGGAGTGCGGCGGGCGTCCTGAGCGTTCCGCTCTTCGCCGGCGGCGCCAACCTGGCCAACATCCGGGCGAACCGCGCCGCCGAGGAAGCAGCGGCGGCGGAGTACCGGCAGCTGGCGCTGGTGGCGCTGCAGGAGGTCGAGTCGGCGTGGCTCCGGATCGGCGAACAGCGCGCGGTGGTCGAGGCGGCGACGACGCAGGTCGAGGTCGGTCGTCTCGCCTACGAAGAGGCGGAGGCCCGCTACCTCGCCGGCCTCGGCAATTACCTGGCGGTCCTCACCGCCAACAACGCCTGGCAGCAGGCGCAGCTCCAGCTGGTGCAGGCGCGGCGCAACCTGCTCGGCGTCTACGTCGAGCTCTACGCGTCGCTCGGTGGCGCCTGGACGATCGGGCTCGTGCCCGAGGAGTCGTGA
- a CDS encoding thrombospondin type 3 repeat-containing protein, with translation MRVVRASALLSGLLALPAAAAPAATIPDLSGFPIREPRKLTVEELRPGLEKAEGNIAPRVLRLDNIPPDLRVVDEVALLELESCETEPDGSGTELPTCAVYHATDYQGTAFYDYTWSLTVLGEKLVGTLGDDINTFLLFNQFPTMDFGGGFYLPVYSEVDGIGTRGNDLRSYFGASPDGALRGIVSMNLWWSCDWGGWFQDGCADEAPFATTFRSLHGVIGQEVGHEWGANLRYMNEFDRGSVEWLGRDRSHWSYWTNSGGSPLEGNHWVDEGQVAGKEEGIHAFSLVHTPYTKFSDYDLYAMGVMTRDEVQPTFFIRPTNCTGSRCEAATPPETGPKKIEGHRVDVDIDKVIAAMGAERSPAFTDAPRFTRQLFVFTRITGDADPAITDFALEKMGRIRRFWNEYFYEASKTRMRAITTLSGRDDYPRFEFTISDEGWISTGENAAASVDGTLQVSADAAGVAGLRHGNVQIAADEYASVFLRVALPASAAGKKVRLVFGSIDGTLQEANAVEITPMADGTARGYGADLSGNPGWTGTIGSLRVELVDAAEGETLAVDRLVFKSESYTDTDGDLIVDPEDNCPKVANEDQTDSDADGSGDVCDDDDGDGVVTVDDNCPLVANADQADADGDGIGDACEDTDGDGVYDADDNCPDDANADQADADADGTGDLCEAEVTGPKKKKSGGGCASAAGLPSALGLALTGLALARRRRS, from the coding sequence ATGCGCGTTGTCCGCGCGTCCGCGCTGCTGTCCGGCCTGCTGGCCCTGCCTGCCGCCGCCGCCCCCGCCGCCACCATCCCCGATCTCAGCGGATTCCCGATCCGCGAACCGCGCAAGCTCACCGTCGAGGAACTGCGGCCGGGCCTCGAGAAGGCGGAAGGCAACATCGCCCCGCGGGTGCTGCGCCTCGACAACATCCCGCCGGACCTGCGCGTCGTCGACGAGGTCGCGCTCCTCGAGCTGGAGAGCTGCGAGACCGAGCCCGACGGCAGCGGCACCGAGCTGCCGACCTGCGCCGTCTACCACGCGACCGATTACCAGGGGACCGCCTTCTACGACTACACGTGGTCGCTGACGGTCCTCGGCGAGAAGCTGGTCGGCACCCTCGGCGACGACATCAACACCTTCCTGCTCTTCAACCAGTTCCCGACCATGGACTTCGGCGGCGGCTTCTACCTGCCGGTCTACAGCGAGGTCGACGGGATCGGCACCAGGGGCAACGACCTCCGCAGCTACTTCGGCGCCAGCCCGGACGGCGCGCTGCGCGGCATCGTCTCGATGAACCTCTGGTGGAGCTGCGACTGGGGCGGCTGGTTCCAGGACGGCTGCGCCGACGAGGCGCCCTTCGCCACCACCTTCCGCTCGCTCCACGGCGTGATCGGGCAGGAGGTCGGCCACGAGTGGGGCGCGAACCTGCGCTACATGAACGAATTCGACCGCGGCAGCGTCGAGTGGCTCGGTCGCGATCGCTCGCATTGGAGCTACTGGACCAACAGCGGCGGCTCTCCCCTCGAAGGCAACCACTGGGTGGACGAGGGCCAGGTCGCGGGCAAGGAGGAGGGCATCCACGCCTTCAGCCTCGTCCACACGCCCTACACCAAGTTCTCCGACTACGACCTCTACGCGATGGGCGTGATGACGCGGGACGAGGTGCAGCCCACCTTCTTCATCCGTCCCACCAACTGCACCGGCTCGCGGTGCGAAGCCGCCACCCCGCCGGAGACCGGTCCGAAGAAGATCGAGGGGCACCGCGTCGACGTGGACATCGACAAGGTGATCGCAGCGATGGGCGCGGAGCGCTCCCCCGCCTTCACCGACGCACCGCGCTTCACCCGGCAGCTCTTCGTCTTCACGCGGATCACCGGCGATGCCGACCCGGCGATCACCGACTTCGCCCTGGAGAAGATGGGCCGGATCCGCCGCTTCTGGAACGAGTACTTCTACGAGGCGAGCAAGACCCGGATGCGCGCGATCACCACGCTCTCCGGCCGCGACGACTACCCGCGCTTCGAGTTCACCATCTCCGACGAGGGCTGGATCTCCACCGGGGAGAACGCCGCCGCCTCGGTGGACGGCACGCTGCAGGTGAGCGCCGACGCGGCGGGCGTCGCGGGCCTCCGCCACGGCAACGTGCAGATCGCCGCGGACGAATACGCGAGCGTCTTCCTCCGCGTGGCCCTGCCCGCCTCGGCCGCCGGCAAGAAGGTGCGCCTCGTCTTCGGCAGCATCGACGGCACGCTCCAGGAGGCGAACGCCGTCGAGATCACCCCGATGGCCGACGGCACCGCCCGGGGCTACGGCGCCGATCTCTCCGGCAACCCCGGCTGGACCGGCACCATCGGCTCGCTGCGGGTGGAGCTCGTCGACGCTGCGGAGGGCGAGACCCTCGCGGTCGACCGCCTCGTCTTCAAGTCGGAGAGCTACACCGACACCGACGGCGACCTCATCGTCGATCCCGAGGACAACTGCCCGAAGGTCGCCAACGAGGATCAGACCGACAGCGACGCGGACGGCAGCGGCGACGTCTGCGACGACGACGACGGCGACGGCGTGGTCACGGTCGACGACAATTGCCCGCTGGTGGCAAATGCCGACCAGGCGGACGCCGACGGCGACGGCATCGGCGACGCCTGCGAGGACACCGACGGCGACGGCGTCTACGACGCGGACGACAACTGCCCGGACGACGCGAACGCCGACCAGGCGGATGCCGACGCCGACGGAACCGGCGACCTCTGCGAGGCGGAGGTGACCGGCCCGAAGAAGAAGAAGAGCGGCGGTGGCTGCGCCAGCGCCGCCGGGCTCCCCTCGGCACTCGGCCTGGCCCTGACCGGTCTCGCCCTGGCACGCCGCCGCCGGAGCTGA
- a CDS encoding zf-TFIIB domain-containing protein: MDCPRCTVEMNLLEGEDISLQRCADCGGVWIDPADLNPILLRATLPVLDRIGGKMNLEEVAQSCSECQVEMTVVEGNDKSGLRYEACEGCGGIWLEVEGREDAEDLPRVEEALVNHFREFKG, translated from the coding sequence ATGGATTGCCCCCGCTGCACCGTCGAGATGAACCTGCTCGAAGGAGAGGACATCTCGCTGCAGCGCTGTGCCGACTGCGGCGGCGTTTGGATCGACCCTGCCGATCTGAACCCCATTCTGCTCCGTGCCACCCTCCCCGTCCTCGATCGCATTGGCGGCAAGATGAACCTCGAAGAGGTTGCCCAGTCCTGCTCCGAGTGCCAGGTCGAGATGACGGTGGTCGAGGGCAACGACAAGTCGGGCCTGCGCTACGAAGCCTGTGAAGGTTGCGGTGGCATCTGGCTCGAAGTCGAAGGTCGCGAAGACGCCGAGGACCTGCCCCGGGTCGAAGAGGCGCTCGTGAACCACTTCCGCGAGTTCAAGGGCTGA
- a CDS encoding efflux RND transporter periplasmic adaptor subunit: MKKPLRILLPILVVAVGVVFAVVLIKTKPAASRERPAPIAPPVDVVEARPSPRPIQVAARGNVQAAQRVILAPELSGRIVHVAPALVPGGRVKKGDVLARIDPRDYRLAIAQQQDALRRAELELELEQGRVDIAAREWEMLGKTKSPEQAALALRKPHLAAAKQAVEAARSALQRARIALERTEIRAPFNAMVVEESAEEGRVVSPGTQIATLVGTDRFWVEVSVPLEQLSVLQIPGFNGDEGSPATVRQQLGVSAPAERTGAILQLQPELDPQTRTAKLLVGIDDPLGVKDGQLPLLVGSFVEVAFTGRVVEQAIALPRTSISDGDKVWVVSDENKLVRRTVRIAWRAENDVVVTGGLEAGERVVVSPLSLPIEGMPVTTKTTTVAR, translated from the coding sequence GTGAAGAAGCCCCTTCGGATCCTCCTGCCGATCCTGGTCGTCGCCGTCGGCGTCGTCTTCGCGGTGGTGCTGATCAAGACGAAGCCCGCCGCCTCCCGCGAGCGGCCCGCGCCGATCGCGCCGCCGGTCGACGTGGTGGAGGCCCGGCCCTCGCCCCGGCCGATTCAAGTGGCGGCCCGCGGCAACGTCCAGGCGGCGCAGCGCGTGATCCTCGCGCCGGAGCTCTCCGGCCGCATCGTGCACGTCGCCCCGGCGCTGGTGCCTGGCGGCAGGGTGAAGAAGGGCGACGTCCTCGCCCGGATCGACCCCCGCGACTACCGCCTCGCCATCGCCCAGCAGCAGGACGCGTTGCGCAGGGCCGAGCTGGAGCTCGAGCTCGAGCAGGGCCGCGTCGACATCGCCGCCCGCGAGTGGGAGATGCTGGGCAAGACGAAGTCGCCGGAGCAGGCGGCCCTCGCCCTGCGCAAGCCCCACCTCGCCGCAGCGAAGCAGGCGGTGGAGGCGGCACGCTCGGCGCTGCAGCGGGCGCGCATCGCCCTGGAGCGCACCGAGATCCGCGCGCCCTTCAACGCGATGGTGGTGGAGGAGAGCGCGGAGGAGGGGCGGGTGGTCTCGCCCGGGACGCAGATCGCGACGCTGGTGGGCACCGACCGCTTCTGGGTGGAGGTCTCGGTTCCCCTCGAGCAGCTCTCGGTCCTCCAGATCCCCGGCTTCAATGGCGACGAGGGTTCACCCGCAACCGTCCGCCAGCAGCTCGGCGTCTCGGCCCCGGCGGAGCGCACGGGTGCGATTCTCCAGCTCCAGCCGGAGCTCGATCCCCAGACCCGGACCGCGAAGCTGCTGGTGGGCATCGACGATCCCCTGGGCGTGAAGGACGGGCAGCTGCCGCTGCTGGTCGGCTCCTTCGTCGAGGTCGCCTTCACCGGCAGGGTGGTGGAGCAGGCGATCGCCCTGCCGCGCACCTCGATCTCCGACGGCGACAAGGTCTGGGTGGTGAGCGACGAGAACAAGCTGGTGCGCCGCACGGTGCGGATCGCCTGGCGCGCCGAGAACGACGTGGTGGTGACCGGTGGCCTCGAGGCCGGCGAGCGCGTGGTGGTGAGCCCGCTCTCGCTGCCGATCGAGGGCATGCCGGTGACCACCAAGACCACCACCGTGGCGCGCTGA